The DNA region CTACGGACAAATGCCGGGATTTCGTATTATCGTTGTGGCGGTGGAAGCCGTTATCCCCCGTTTAGAAGAAGATGAGGACTCAAAAAAAAGCAAGACCAAAATCCCCACCAAAATAGGTTCCAAGCGGATATATCGCGAGGAGCTCTACGAGGATATTAAAAGCATCGCTTCAGGCAGCCGTACCTTTTATCTGATGGTGTTTTTGGCGTCCTGTGTGGCCGCCATCGGGCTTTTGCGGGGCAACGTGGCGATTATTATCGGGGCCATGGTGCTGGCACCGCTGCTGGGGCCCAATATGGGAATGGCTTTTGCGGCCACGCTGGGTGACCCCAAGCTGGCTAAGAAGTCATTGCTGACCAATATTTCCGGATCGGGATTCGCCCTTCTTATTGCCGTATTCATCGGCTGGTTTGCCACCGTGGAGCTGAATCATCCGGAAATCGTCTCACGATTGCAGGTCAGCTATTCGGACATTGTGCTGGCCTCGGCATCCGGGGCAGCGGGTGCGCTGTCTTTAACGGCCGGCGTATCAGCCTCGCTGATCGGGGTGATGGTGGCGGTCGCATTGCTGCCGCCGCTAGTGGTATTCGGTCTTCTTCTTGGCGGCGGCTTTTATGCTGAAAGCATCAATGCCTTTCTGATACTGGCCACCAATATCGTCTGTTTGAATATTTCAGCGGTGGTTATGTTTTTGTTCCAGGGGATCCGGCCCAACAGCTGGTGGAAGGCTGAGCGGGCCAAAAAGCAGACCCGTATAGCGATTGCCCTCTGGTTATTTTTGCTGTTGATATTGATGCTTTTAATAAAATTTACCCCGGCTTGAAGCGGTTTAAGAAAATGTAGAATTCAGAAATCGGTTTTAGCAAAAAAATGGAGCCCGGGTTGGGGCCCCATTTTTTATGATCTATGACGGGTTGGCAAATGAAATATAACCAAAGCTGATATGGTGAATTCAGGCACATAGTCTGCAATTTTGATATCGGCAAAATATTGAACACTATCAGGTGCAATCTACAATCAGATACTTCGGGAAT from Desulfobacterales bacterium includes:
- a CDS encoding TIGR00341 family protein, producing the protein MALRLAEVFLPEKSSTLLEEVKSQFTIIDSYETCEDGGGELKLLLEAENAEPVFDFLQKRYGQMPGFRIIVVAVEAVIPRLEEDEDSKKSKTKIPTKIGSKRIYREELYEDIKSIASGSRTFYLMVFLASCVAAIGLLRGNVAIIIGAMVLAPLLGPNMGMAFAATLGDPKLAKKSLLTNISGSGFALLIAVFIGWFATVELNHPEIVSRLQVSYSDIVLASASGAAGALSLTAGVSASLIGVMVAVALLPPLVVFGLLLGGGFYAESINAFLILATNIVCLNISAVVMFLFQGIRPNSWWKAERAKKQTRIAIALWLFLLLILMLLIKFTPA